The stretch of DNA TCACTGCCGATGCCCTCGACAAGCTCAACATCGAGGACCTCAGCGACCTCGATGGCCAGGTACCCAACCTGACCATCTACGCCGCGCGCGGTTCCAGCAGCACGATCACCGCCTACATCCGCGGTGTCGGCCAGTCCGATCCGCTTTGGGGCGTGGATCCGGGCGTGGGCATGTACATGGACGACGTCTACATCGCCCGTCCGCAGGGCGCGCTGCTGGACGTGTTCGACGTCGAGCGCATCGAAGTGCTGCGCGGCCCGCAAGGCACGCTGTACGGCAAGAACACCATCGGCGGCGCGATCAAGTACATCTCGCGCGGCCTGCCGGTCGCGCCGGAAGGCCAGGTCTCGGTCACCGTCGGCAACTACAACCAGCTCGACGTGAAGGCGTCGCTGGGCGCCTCGGTCGGTGACGGCGCGCTGCGCGGCCGGCTGGCCGTGGGCAGCTTCAACCGCGACGGCTACGGCGACAACCTGTTCAGTGGCCAGGAAGTCAGCGACAAGGAAATCCTCGCGCTGCGCGGCCAGCTCGGCGCCTACATCAGCGACGACCTCAACGTGCAGTTCGCCTATGACTGGATGGACGACCAGTCCGGCGTGCGCGGTGCCAAGATGCTGGCGCCCAACCGCTTCGCCCCGGGCTTCCTGCCGCTGGACAGCCGCTACGACATCCGCAGTGGCATGCCCAACGTCAATGACACGTCGATGAAGGGCGCTTCGGCCACCGTCAACTGGCGCATCAACGAGGATTGGGGCTTCAAGTACATCCTGGCCAAGCGCGAGTCCGACACCGAGACCAACATCGACTTCGACACCTTGCCCAACAAGGTCGCCGACGTGAAGGCGTTCTATGCCGACGAGCAGATCACCAACGAGCTGCAGGTCAACTACGATGCCGGCGGCCGTTCGCGCGGCGTGATCGGTCTGTACTCCTTCGACGGCGAGGCTGGCGGCCAGGTCCTCAACAACTTCTTCAACCTGTCGTTCGGCGACACCCAGGGCACGGTCTATACCGACGCGCTGGCGTTGTATGCCGACTGGACGTTCGACCTGACCGAGAAGCTCAAGCTCGACCTGGGCGCTCGCTACACGGACGAGAAGAAGCACGCAGTGGTGCTCAACCGCTGCTACACCAACGCAACCTTCTCGACGCTGGCGGTTCGTTGCGCGGCCAACAATCCGACGCCGATCGCGGCCAACTTCGACAAGCGCATCGGCTTCGAGAACACCTCGCCGAAGGTCTCGCTGGACTACCA from Lysobacter arenosi encodes:
- a CDS encoding TonB-dependent receptor, whose amino-acid sequence is MNRSNRSSLSIAIAFALLAPAAFAQETTAATTTTSAGDAQATTLSGVTVTARKREETLQEVPVAVTAFTADALDKLNIEDLSDLDGQVPNLTIYAARGSSSTITAYIRGVGQSDPLWGVDPGVGMYMDDVYIARPQGALLDVFDVERIEVLRGPQGTLYGKNTIGGAIKYISRGLPVAPEGQVSVTVGNYNQLDVKASLGASVGDGALRGRLAVGSFNRDGYGDNLFSGQEVSDKEILALRGQLGAYISDDLNVQFAYDWMDDQSGVRGAKMLAPNRFAPGFLPLDSRYDIRSGMPNVNDTSMKGASATVNWRINEDWGFKYILAKRESDTETNIDFDTLPNKVADVKAFYADEQITNELQVNYDAGGRSRGVIGLYSFDGEAGGQVLNNFFNLSFGDTQGTVYTDALALYADWTFDLTEKLKLDLGARYTDEKKHAVVLNRCYTNATFSTLAVRCAANNPTPIAANFDKRIGFENTSPKVSLDYQVTPDIMVYGLASRGFKSGGFNIRAQATAVPRSAEPFDDESVDSYEIGSKMAFLNQTLFLNLAAFHNKYEDIQLSVFTSYDSNGDGTNDAFFGDFTNAGKGTVEGVEVEYQWLPTPNWLISGNLAWLDAKYDEFIYAGVNIADEQEFTNAPDFSGAINLEYRTDLSNGGNLSARVGYSYQSDVVATTEIVRTGALPITQDGYGLVNAGVIWRIDDAWSLSLQGTNLADKEYRTTGYNLNAALGVLTGFYGAPRQYTLSARYDF